One Malania oleifera isolate guangnan ecotype guangnan chromosome 10, ASM2987363v1, whole genome shotgun sequence genomic region harbors:
- the LOC131166860 gene encoding origin of replication complex subunit 5 translates to MCNLHTSENMGKEERPPTRRTTRSSSSSANPNSAVETTKAIDLCPLTLKDLLYGEEPFSLDDLLSSFPARHLQILELLRLLGPLNSPMLPLFVYGGASTGKTSIILNTFRHLNRPFVYSSCLTCYNPRILFESILNRLLLHRKNADNGYLSAKRCEKPSDFVGHLRDGLINVVDNLKKNSGKPNANKLTGQATGKMIYLIFDNLELVRDWDKSSNVLPFLFKLYDILKMPEVGLIFISNTSPDTYYSNTGYTEPIPVLFHDYTEDDLLQIFMRNQANPKLYRCFLDVVLGPFCRITRQIDELATAFASLFKIYCEPLDDIGYILNEDMKRRLFSHIQPHIPPFLNEIFRVPCQSSLEVEANKEKTKRRGITRKQGGCEAFDDMDFHMSISAKYLLISAFLASRNPATLDASMFDSTGGSDNRKRKRKNSKKSMEQKETAEQELLMKGPGTFPLERLLAIFQCITSVMDGSSFDEEEQGHDGICAEGGDSGLMSDVLLQLSSLCNANFVSKGGSCPLDGSTRYRCTVSEDMALKVARSLKFPLSKYLYRR, encoded by the exons ATGTGTAATTTGCACACTTCTGAAAACATGGGTAAAGAGGAGAGACCCCCTACCAGAAGAACAACTAGATCCTCCTCTTCTTCTGCAAATCCAAACAGTGCTGTTGAAACAACAAAGGCAATTGATCTTTGTCCTCTGACGCTCAAGGACCTTTTGTATGGAGAAGAACCTTTTAGCCTGGATGATCTGTTATCTAGTTTTCCTGCTAGGCATCTTCAGATTCTTGAGCTCTTGCGGCTTCTTGGTCCCCTGAATTCCCCAATGCTCCCCCTTTTTGTCTATGGAGGTGCTTCTACTGGAAAAACTAGCATAATTCTTAATACATTCAGGCATCTCAACCGACCATTTGTTTATTCAAGCTGTCTTACCTGTTACAATCCTCGCATTTTGTTTGAATCTATATTGAACCGGTTGTTGCTTCATAGGAAGAATGCTGACAATGGTTATTTGAGTGCAAAACGATGTGAAAAGCCATCTGATTTTGTTGGCCATCTTCGAGATGGCTTGATTAATGTTGTTGATAATCTCAAAAAGAACTCTGGGAAACCAAATGCAAATAAGTTGACTGGACAAGCTACTGGAAAGATGATTTACTTGATATTTGACAATTTGGAGCTTGTTAGAGATTGGGATAAAAGTTCTAACGTATTACCTTTTCTGTTCAAGCTCTATGATATTCTAAAAATGCCTGAAGTGGGTCTAATTTTTATCAGCAATACCTCACCTGATACCTACTACTCAAATACAGGCTACACAGAGCCCATTCCTGTTCTTTTTCATGATTACACAGAAGATGATCTTCTTCAAATCTTCATGAGAAACCAAGCAAATCCAAAACTTTATCGCTGTTTTCTCGA TGTTGTATTGGGGCCTTTTTGTAGAATTACTAGACAGATTGATGAATTAGCTACTGCCTTTGCatcattatttaaaatatattgtgaACCTTTGGATGATATTGGATACATTCTCAATGAAGACATGAAGAGAAGGTTGTTTAGTCATATTCAACCACATATTCCTCCTTTTCTGAATGAAATATTTAGGGTTCCATGTCAGTCTTCCCTTGAAGTTGAAGCCAACAAAGAAAAAACCAAGCGGAGAGGCATTACAAGGAAACAAGGTGGTTGTGAGGCTTTTGATGACATGGATTTCCATATGTCTATTTCTGCTAAGTATCTTCTTATATCAGCATTCCTTGCTTCAAGAAATCCAGCCACTCTTGATGCATCGATGTTTGATTCAACTGGGGGTTCTGATAATAGAAAAAGAAAGAGGAA GAATTCTAAAAAATCAATGGAACAGAAGGAAACTGCAGAGCAAGAATTGCTCATGAAAGGACCTGGAACTTTCCCATTGGAAAGGTTACTGGCCATATTTCAGTGTATCACATCTGTGATGGATGGTTCTTCATTTGATGAAGAAGAGCAGGGACATGATGGAATTTGTGCTGAAGGTGGGGATAGTGGACTTATGTCTGATGTTCTCTTGCAACTATCCAGTCTATGCAATGCTAATTTTGTCAGCAAGGGAGGAAGCTGCCCATTGGATGGGTCAACTCGTTATCGATGTACAGTGAGTGAAGATATGGCATTGAAG GTAGCAAGGAGCCTAAAATTCCCTCTATCCAAGTACTTATACAGAAGATAA